Proteins co-encoded in one Zygotorulaspora mrakii chromosome 5, complete sequence genomic window:
- the TPO5 gene encoding Tpo5p (similar to Saccharomyces cerevisiae TPO5 (YKL174C); ancestral locus Anc_1.173), whose protein sequence is MPEYRLLPEGFADNIPRISHFDPNEIFENLHTIIHERSNGDGEVVEHFEYEQQLDKSLLSRTSVIGLGFGLMSPVLGMCTSMGIGLLNGGPLTIMLGFPICGFCTYLSALSLGEIVSKYPMELHGASAMIAPDSLKGVCSWYTGWLMLLGNWFMSIGVTFAGGQLIISLITMNNTNIIADVHLGIYTVLVYYGVVTIVGVVNLKYSRYVEVINKVCTYWIIYAVIFIDILLLLFHQDKFRSLFYALFHFDNKFSGYSSAFLSFLVGFQQSNFTLQGFSMLPALADEVKVPEKDIPRGMSNAVLISTVTGVIFLLPIMLILPDTESLFKNQQALPIVNIFTQSTESKFVSIFLVLMILGNLFFSGIGAITASSRAVYSFGRDHAIPFHELWTYVNPKSESKVPKYSILLSMGVSYILGLLPLFSTAAFNAFIGCAVLCLCSATLIPLVLTLFTGRRTLRNATIKIKYKLGWVVNIVSVFWLLLAMFSVCLPPQVPVTAKTMNYAIIVFVFCFICITILYYRWGKSRFQLPLVDKLVEGNSDQDSVRASKNNKNNLNEESSFQNDDTLDETNSQSKSGSTFGIEEYDLGT, encoded by the coding sequence ATGCCTGAGTATAGGCTGCTTCCCGAGGGTTTTGCGGACAACATACCCAGAATATCTCATTTCGACCCTAATGAAATTTTCGAGAACCTGCACACAATTATTCATGAAAGATCCAATGGGGATGGAGAAGTAGTGGAACATTTCGAGTATGAGCAACAATTGGATAAGTCCCTACTTTCTCGGACGTCAGTTATAGGGCTTGGATTTGGTTTAATGAGTCCAGTTCTAGGAATGTGTACTAGTATGGGTATTGGTCTTTTAAATGGAGGACCTTTAACAATTATGCTTGGATTTCCTATTTGTGGATTCTGTACATACTTGTCGGCCTTATCTCTTGGAGAAATTGTTTCCAAGTACCCCATGGAATTACATGGTGCAAGTGCTATGATTGCACCAGATTCTCTGAAGGGAGTTTGTTCATGGTACACTGGTTGGCTAATGTTATTGGGAAATTGGTTCATGAGCATAGGAGTGACATTTGCTGGAGGTCAGCttatcatttctttgattaCAATGAACAATACAAACATCATTGCAGATGTTCATCTGGGTATCTACACCGTCCTAGTGTACTACGGTGTTGTTACAATTGTAGGGGTAGTGAACTTGAAGTACTCCCGTTACGTTGAAGTGATAAACAAGGTGTGCACTTATTGGATCATTTACGCCGTTATCTTTATAGACattttacttcttttgtttcatcAAGATAAATTTCGATCCCTCTTCTATGCGctatttcattttgataataaaTTTTCAGGTTATAGCAGtgcatttctttcttttctcgTTGGTTTTCAGCAGTCTAACTTTACTTTACAAGGTTTCAGTATGCTTCCCGCTTTGGCAGATGAAGTTAAAGTTCCTGAAAAAGATATTCCTCGAGGTATGTCAAATGCTGTCCTGATATCCACTGTAACGGGtgtaatttttcttctgccGATCATGCTGATATTGCCAGATACGGAAagtttgttcaaaaatcaaCAGGCTCTGCCTATTGTTAATATTTTTACCCAGTCTACtgaatcaaaatttgtGTCAATTTTTCTAGTATTAATGATTCTAGGTAATTTGTTCTTCTCTGGAATTGGTGCAATCACAGCATCATCTCGTGCGGTATACAGTTTTGGTCGTGATCATGCTATACCGTTCCATGAACTTTGGACATATGTGAACCCGAAATCAGAATCAAAGGTACCAAAATACTCAATTTTGTTGAGCATGGGCGTTTCATATATTTTAGGACTTTTACCTTTATTTTCTACGGCTGCTTTCAACGCTTTTATTGGTTGTGCTGTGTTATGCCTTTGTTCAGCAACATTAATTCCATTGGTATTAACTCTTTTCACAGGCCGGAGAACACTAAGGAATGCTACTATTAAAATTAAATATAAGCTGGGGTGGGTCGTCAACATTGTATCAGTATTTTGGTTATTGCTTGCTATGTTTTCTGTATGCTTACCTCCGCAAGTACCAGTTACCGCGAAAACTATGAATTATGCTATCATTGTGTTTGTCTTCTGTTTTATCTGTATCACTATACTATATTATAGATGGGGtaaatcaagatttcaattGCCTTTGGTGGACAAGCTTGTGGAGGGGAACTCTGACCAGGACTCAGTACGtgcatcaaaaaacaataagaataatttgaatgaagaatcttcttttcaaaacgATGACACATTGGATGAAACGAATTCACAGAGCAAGAGTGGTTCTACTTTTGGAATCGAAGAATACGATTTAGGGACATGA
- the ZRT3 gene encoding Zn(2+) transporter ZRT3 (similar to Saccharomyces cerevisiae ZRT3 (YKL175W); ancestral locus Anc_1.172) yields the protein MLSFEWEMPKWLEYSLISSLLCVLGGLCVPLISYCFRTKKDLNTKLVNYGLSLSAGSMLTTALYRMLPSDYSKHSNPVGIFLGLGFGMALSLVLNYVVHACASESLMHCAHDSDFLPDTSADYSDTYQGSNTHSHSPLHLHSHSHGQTGGTGNPHSAQSHGHHHESGDIVAESTPFSRTDSSLRRQTVRRKSSLIDMLSSVKSKKLGDCKGLASCPPMTDPESFRCIPIGINKAREGRSSISSDDSVVEASNLDENGEPLGVACLENEIGYDLENLALYRKNFHDNRKRAHSNSHSHGTMSIRSSSTHNDYGSAFHDLELREEIPRHHQHHHHLETPFSKLLSIGLQTCVVISLHKFPEGFIIYYTNQSSNTSKDLGFSIFLSLTIHNFVEGFSMTLPFYAALENKVVAILITTLLGGCTQPLGAMIGYLIFKDKDTGNNNTKPHMDTYLSITAGFLLVIGLQMFQTAVGFSQSHHHHQGEGEDELKENHSSGSTCLKWCCVGVLLIVSTGILR from the coding sequence TGGGCGGTTTATGTGTTCCTCTAATTTCGTACTGTTTCAGGACAAAGAAGGACCTTAACACAAAACTGGTCAATTATGGCCTCTCTTTAAGTGCTGGATCGATGTTGACCACAGCGTTGTACAGAATGCTGCCAAGTGATTATTCGAAACACTCCAATCCGGTAGGGATTTTCCTAGGACTTGGTTTTGGGATGGCTCTCAGTTTAGTTTTGAATTATGTAGTGCATGCGTGTGCTAGTGAATCACTGATGCATTGCGCCCACGATTCAGACTTCCTACCAGACACTTCTGCAGATTATTCCGATACGTATCAAGGTTCAAATACCCATTCTCATTCCCCTTTACATTTGCATTCACATTCACATGGGCAGACTGGCGGGACCGGAAACCCACATTCTGCCCAAAGCCATGGACACCACCACGAAAGTGGCGACATTGTTGCTGAAAGTACACCGTTTTCAAGGACCGATAGCTCTTTGAGGCGTCAAACAGTTAGACGAAAATCCTCACTCATCGATATGCTCTCTTCGGTAAAGTCCAAGAAGCTCGGCGATTGTAAAGGCCTGGCTTCTTGTCCTCCAATGACGGACCCTGAAAGTTTTAGATGCATCCCAATTGGAATTAATAAAGCTCGCGAAGGTCGTTCGTCAATATCTTCTGATGATTCAGTTGTAGAGGCGTCCAACTTAGATGAGAATGGAGAACCACTGGGAGTGGCTTGTTTAGAAAACGAAATTGGTTATGATTTAGAGAATCTGGCACTTTATAGAAAAAACTTTCATGATAATCGGAAAAGAGCTCATTCAAATTCACATTCTCATGGTACTATGAGCATTCGCTCTTCTTCCACCCATAATGATTACGGATCTGCATTCCACGACCTGGAACTGCGTGAAGAAATACCACGTCACCATCAACATCATCACCACTTGGAAACCCCTTTCTCAAAACTATTATCAATTGGGCTACAAACGTGTGTTGTAATATCACTACACAAATTTCCGGAGGGATTCATTATCTACTATACGAACCAATCATCCAACACTTCGAAAGACTTGggtttttcaatttttttaagttTGACGATTCacaattttgttgaaggaTTTTCAATGACTTTACCATTTTATGCTGCTCTTGAAAACAAAGTAGTTGCTATACTAATCACAACTTTACTTGGTGGTTGTACCCAACCACTGGGTGCGATGATAGGATATTTGATATTCAAGGATAAAGACACAGGAAACAATAATACCAAACCGCATATGGATACATATTTGAGCATCACCGCTGGATTTTTACTAGTCATAGGTTTACAAATGTTCCAAACTGCAGTTGGGTTCAGCCAAagccatcatcatcatcaagGCGAGGGCGAGGATGAGCTAAAGGAAAATCATAGCTCAGGATCAACGTGCCTGAAGTGGTGTTGCGTCGGTGTCTTATTGATTGTATCCACCGGTATTTTACGATAG
- the SNU114 gene encoding U5 snRNP GTPase SNU114 (similar to Saccharomyces cerevisiae SNU114 (YKL173W); ancestral locus Anc_1.174), with amino-acid sequence MDEEDLYDEFGNFIGDGLPKLEEEEEPMLQDTVWNADSSAAEYEEDEVGAPEDTGNLPTDTALEIYGKKTEVLVEVEDRQSTDMPLVAIQHDHSKGPLNTVFTHLAKNLPKTVYDREYMIDLASAPERVRNVAVIGALHSGKTSLLDLLVVEAHKHVPHITRNVELGWKQLRYTDNTKLEIERGLTTKLNGITILATDLTGKSTVLNLLDAPGHVNFMDQTAVALAASDCAIICIDVVEGLTSIVEHLIKQCQRNSMSIIFVLNKIDRLIIELKLPPIDAYLKLNHIVEQINRFTNKTRYSPELGNVVFASAKLEFTFTIEEFVNYFYESQLSSSEREGFVQRLWGDFFFDEGKFSKSPESTSHQHPTFVEFILVPIYKIFTHVLSCERAKLQEVLKKYFAIEIDSNLLKYDPLPLLKAVLKNIFRTQAGLIQSLASCSSAADSSSSKLQHLLKDQNDFSKCDLLAHAVQTMDYGGTDWSLVRVYHGEISRGAFLRVLDSSTASTSCDTSDDEEYEEDDFSLVEVTDIALLGGRYLFPITRATEGQVVLLKGISNVFNKSATLFLGTETRPPLFKSIDYINEPVFRIVIEPQIPTELPKLLDGLNRVSKYYPGVMIKVEESGEHVIVGFGELYLDSLLYDLRINYAGIEIKISEPLTVFSEGCSGESFAAIPVTSPNGKVSFSIGADPLDYSLAEDLSQSKIEASELQDPRKLSKILRETYGWDSLSARSVLSFQNGNCLIDDTLPDETDKELLSKYKNQIIQGFLWAIREGPLAEEPIYRTRFKLLEANGIEDLDIDGQLIPMVRKACYIALLTATPVLLEPIYEVDIIFHSVLLPIIEELLKKRRGGRIYKTTKIVTTPLSECRAQIPVIESAGFETDLRLATRGKAMCQLHFWSKIWRKVPGDVMDKDAPIPKLKPAPISSLSRDFVMKTRRRKGLSNEGFMSKDGPSLRKYIKPEMFNQLCQNGLI; translated from the coding sequence atggatgaagaagatttgtATGATGAGTTCGGAAACTTTATAGGAGACGGGCTTCCAAAGCttgaagaggaggaagagCCTATGTTGCAAGACACTGTTTGGAATGCCGATAGCAGCGCGGCAGAATACGAAGAAGACGAAGTAGGTGCACCAGAAGATACTGGTAATCTGCCAACCGATACTGCACTAGAAATATATGGCAAAAAAACAGAGGTTCTGGTAGAGGTCGAGGACCGGCAAAGCACCGATATGCCACTAGTTGCCATTCAACATGACCACTCTAAAGGTCCGCTGAACACAGTGTTTACTCATTTGGCCAAAAACCTACCAAAAACTGTTTATGATAGGGAATACATGATCGATTTGGCCAGCGCTCCCGAAAGAGTAAGAAATGTAGCAGTAATCGGGGCTTTACATTCGGGGAAAACATCTCTCCTTGATTTATTAGTGGTAGAAGCACATAAACATGTTCCACACATCACACGTAATGTTGAACTGGGATGGAAACAACTAAGGTACACTGATAATACTAAGTTGGAGATTGAGCGAGGACTAACGACAAAATTAAATGGAATTACCATCCTTGCAACAGATCTCACCGGGAAATCTACCGTTTTGAATTTGCTCGATGCACCAGGCCATGTGAATTTTATGGATCAGACAGCAGTAGCTCTAGCAGCTTCAGACTGTGCTATAATATGCATAGATGTCGTGGAAGGCCTGACTTCGATCGTAGAACACTTAATAAAGCAGTGTCAGCGAAATTCCATGTCTATTATTTTTGTGCTAAATAAAATCGATAGATTAATAATTGAGTTGAAACTACCCCCAATAGACGCATACTTAAAGCTCAACCATATTGTTGAACAAATAAACCGATTTACGAACAAAACACGTTATTCCCCGGAACTTGGTAATGTAGTGTTCGCGTCTGCCAAGCTAGAGTTTACGTTCACAATAGAAGAATTTGTGAATTATTTCTATGAGTCTCAGCTCTCATCCTCTGAGAGAGAAGGGTTTGTCCAAAGACTGTGGGgtgatttcttctttgatgaGGGCAAATTTAGCAAGTCGCCCGAGAGCACGAGCCACCAGCATCCGACTTTTGTGGAATTCATTTTGGTCCCGATATACAAAATATTTACTCACGTCCTTTCATGTGAGCGAGCTAAATTGCAGGAGGTACTCAAGAAgtattttgcaattgaaatAGATTCTAATCTATTAAAATACGACCCACTGCCCTTACTTAAAGCTGTATTGAAAAACATTTTTAGAACTCAGGCGGGGCTTATTCAGTCGTTAGCATCATGCTCGAGCGCGGCTGACTCTTCTTCGAGCAAGCTGCAACATTTGCTTAAGGATCAGAAcgatttttccaaatgtGACTTATTAGCGCATGCAGTACAGACCATGGATTATGGCGGTACAGATTGGTCATTGGTTAGAGTGTATCATGGTGAAATCAGTCGTGGTGCATTTCTGCGTGTATTAGACTCTAGCACTGCATCAACGAGTTGCGATACttctgatgatgaggaaTACGAGGAAGATGacttttctcttgttgAGGTGACAGATATTGCATTGTTAGGTGGAAGGTATTTATTTCCAATAACGCGAGCTACGGAAGGCCAAGTAGTTCTCTTAAAAGGAATTTCTAATGTATTCAATAAATCTGCCACTCTTTTCTTGGGTACTGAAACTCGTCCAcctctcttcaaaagtattGATTACATCAACGAACCAGTTTTCAGAATTGTTATCGAACCCCAAATACCGACAGAATTACCAAAGCTGCTCGATGGTCTAAATAGAGTCTCCAAATACTATCCTGGTGTTATGATCAAAGTGGAAGAGTCAGGAGAGCATGTTATCGTTGGGTTTGGTGAGCTATATCTGGATTCTTTGTTATATGACTTACGCATTAATTATGCTGGAATTGAGATCAAGATTTCTGAGCCACTCAcagttttttcagaagGTTGCTCTGGTGAATCATTCGCCGCAATACCTGTGACGTCTCCTAATGGAAAGGTGTCTTTCAGCATAGGCGCAGATCCATTAGATTACTCTCTTGCAGAAGACTTATCGCAGTCTAAAATAGAAGCCTCAGAATTGCAAGATCCGAGAAAGCTGTCAAAGATCTTGCGTGAGACTTATGGTTGGGACTCGTTGTCTGCAAGAAGCGTgttatcttttcaaaatggaaactGCTTAATCGACGATACACTCCCGGATGAAACTGATAAGGAATTGCTGAGCAAGTATAAGAACCAAATAATCCAGGGCTTTTTATGGGCAATTCGCGAAGGTCCGTTAGCCGAAGAACCGATCTATCGTACAAGATTCAAACTACTTGAAGCAAATGGCATCGAGGACCTGGATATTGATGGTCAGTTGATACCTATGGTACGCAAGGCATGTTATATCGCTCTGTTAACAGCAACTCCGGTTCTACTTGAACCAATATATGAAGTTGACATAATATTCCATTCTGTCCTTTTACCGATAATCGAAGAgctgctgaaaaaaaggaGGGGTGGGAGGATCTATAAAACCACAAAAATTGTTACTACACCTCTAAGTGAATGCAGGGCCCAGATACCTGTCATAGAGTCAGCTGGCTTTGAAACCGATCTAAGGCTAGCTACTCGCGGAAAGGCGATGTGTCAACTACATTTCTGGAGCAAAATATGGCGTAAAGTTCCCGGTGATGTTATGGATAAAGATGCACCGATACCTAAGTTAAAGCCTGCTCCAATTAGTAGTTTAAGTAGGGATTTCGTTAtgaaaacaagaagaagaaagggTCTTTCCAACGAGGGATTTATGTCTAAAGATGGACCTTCATTGAGGAAGTACATAAAGCCTGAGATGTTTAATCAACTCTGTCAAAATGGCTTGATCTAA